In a genomic window of Pseudoalteromonas xiamenensis:
- the feoB gene encoding ferrous iron transport protein B — protein MKVALVGNPNCGKTTLFNRLTGAKQKVGNWPGVTVERKTGELKLANDMAELIDLPGLYSIEQLEPGQDEQIAIDFLKSHEADLIINVVDAANLERNLVLTTQLKELGTPIVVVANMLDVAKQRGKDISVEKLAERLGVPVIPVIGSKGTGIESLRNTLTSLYGKVPKGDEKVKAEVNLGQSNTDNVVKRYQTIRELTNGVSVVSETRSDLTTKIDKIVLNRIVGVPVFLFMMYLMFTIAVNFGAVFIDFFDILVGAVLIDGLKLSLESMGLPAWVGVILGDGVGAGIQLVATFIPVIAVLYFCLSILEDSGYLSRAAFVIDRLMSSIGLPGNAFVPLIVGFGCNVPAVMSARTMNRESDRLLTIIMAPFMSCGARLTVYALFAAAFFPTNGANVVFALYLFGILVAVASGFIFRKLVFSAERTPSFTEMPAYHMPVWRNLFLTTWYRLKGFIVRAGKTIVLVVTLLSVLNSVGTDGTFGHENSEASVLAKVAQVVTPVLSPLGISDENWPATVGVVTGLFAKEAIVGTLDALYVGPAADEGEWSLSAKIVEATDSLLTNASDLVYKLGDPLGLSAANEEGAANSQLLTAMASQFHGQLGAFSYLVLILLYTPCVAVLGAVKRESGGKWMWLVVAWTTSIAYILATSVYQIGQISVNPTFAVSWLVAMIALLFVWARVLKTIGKKVNEVPTYKIKLS, from the coding sequence GTGAAAGTCGCCTTAGTTGGTAACCCCAATTGTGGTAAAACCACCTTATTCAATCGTTTGACTGGTGCTAAACAAAAGGTCGGTAATTGGCCTGGCGTAACCGTTGAGCGCAAAACGGGCGAGTTAAAGCTCGCTAACGACATGGCTGAGTTAATTGACCTCCCTGGTCTTTATAGCATTGAACAGCTCGAGCCTGGCCAAGATGAACAAATTGCAATCGACTTTCTTAAAAGCCATGAGGCTGATCTCATTATTAACGTCGTTGACGCGGCGAATTTAGAACGCAATTTAGTTCTCACCACCCAACTTAAAGAACTTGGTACGCCTATCGTTGTCGTTGCGAACATGCTCGATGTTGCAAAGCAGCGCGGTAAAGATATTTCAGTTGAAAAGTTAGCTGAGCGTCTTGGTGTGCCAGTTATCCCCGTGATCGGTTCAAAAGGGACGGGGATCGAATCACTTCGCAACACCTTAACGTCGTTGTATGGCAAAGTGCCAAAGGGTGATGAGAAGGTAAAAGCAGAGGTCAATCTAGGACAATCCAACACCGACAATGTCGTTAAGCGCTACCAAACGATACGCGAGTTGACGAATGGTGTGAGCGTGGTGTCAGAAACGCGTTCAGATCTAACCACAAAAATCGATAAAATCGTTTTGAATCGCATCGTGGGCGTCCCCGTTTTCCTATTTATGATGTATTTGATGTTCACCATAGCGGTGAACTTTGGTGCAGTGTTTATCGACTTTTTTGATATCTTAGTCGGAGCAGTATTGATTGACGGTTTAAAATTGAGCCTTGAATCAATGGGGCTGCCCGCATGGGTTGGCGTTATATTAGGTGATGGAGTTGGGGCTGGTATTCAGCTTGTAGCGACGTTTATCCCGGTCATCGCCGTACTGTATTTCTGCTTGTCCATCCTAGAAGACAGTGGTTATTTATCTCGAGCTGCATTTGTTATTGACCGATTAATGTCATCAATCGGCTTGCCTGGAAACGCCTTTGTACCGCTGATTGTTGGTTTCGGGTGTAACGTACCTGCGGTAATGAGCGCTCGGACGATGAACCGTGAGTCAGACCGACTGCTAACGATTATCATGGCACCGTTTATGTCTTGTGGTGCGCGACTCACTGTGTATGCTTTGTTTGCTGCAGCGTTCTTTCCAACAAATGGAGCGAACGTTGTGTTTGCCTTGTATTTGTTTGGTATTTTAGTGGCGGTTGCGTCTGGTTTTATATTTAGAAAGCTTGTGTTTAGCGCGGAAAGAACACCCAGTTTCACCGAGATGCCAGCTTATCATATGCCGGTTTGGCGAAATCTATTCTTAACGACATGGTATCGTTTAAAGGGTTTCATTGTTCGGGCTGGCAAAACAATTGTACTCGTTGTAACGTTGTTAAGCGTATTAAACTCGGTTGGTACGGATGGCACATTTGGGCATGAAAATTCAGAGGCCTCGGTTCTGGCAAAAGTCGCTCAAGTGGTAACGCCTGTACTTTCGCCGCTTGGCATCTCTGATGAGAATTGGCCAGCAACCGTAGGTGTAGTAACGGGGCTATTCGCAAAAGAAGCGATTGTTGGAACGCTCGACGCATTATATGTGGGACCAGCAGCTGATGAAGGTGAATGGTCACTATCGGCTAAAATTGTCGAAGCGACCGATTCGTTGTTAACAAATGCATCTGATCTGGTTTATAAACTAGGTGACCCATTGGGTTTAAGTGCGGCGAATGAAGAAGGTGCGGCTAACAGTCAATTATTAACAGCGATGGCTTCACAATTCCATGGGCAGCTTGGTGCATTTAGTTACCTAGTTCTAATTCTTTTGTACACGCCCTGTGTTGCAGTACTTGGTGCGGTTAAACGCGAGTCTGGTGGAAAGTGGATGTGGTTGGTCGTCGCGTGGACGACGTCAATTGCCTATATCCTTGCAACGTCGGTGTATCAAATCGGACAGATTTCGGTAAACCCAACGTTCGCGGTAAGTTGGTTAGTCGCGATGATAGCGCTGCTGTTTGTATGGGCACGCGTCTTAAAAACGATTGGTAAAAAGGTGAACGAAGTTCCTACCTATAAAATAAAGCTGTCTTAA
- a CDS encoding FeoA family protein, which produces MTLNELKKNQTATISAINHPDVALVSRILALGIVPGEELKVLNVAPMGCPLQIQVGGTFVSIRKADAVFIQLSVK; this is translated from the coding sequence ATGACGCTGAATGAACTGAAAAAGAACCAAACTGCGACGATTTCTGCCATTAATCATCCTGATGTCGCGTTGGTGAGCCGAATTTTGGCTTTGGGCATTGTCCCTGGTGAAGAACTGAAAGTGCTGAATGTGGCTCCGATGGGCTGCCCATTGCAAATTCAGGTCGGTGGGACATTTGTAAGCATTCGAAAAGCAGACGCTGTATTTATTCAACTTTCTGTTAAATAA
- a CDS encoding LacI family DNA-binding transcriptional regulator: protein MQNDKKWTLKSIAAHLGVSNATVSNAFNRPDQLSKEKRQQILSACKELGYDGPNKAAQSLRRGTSNIVALVLPDSVEYMVSDPVASSFMRGVASVLEESGNNLLLFSGAADNLSSVVDFVDGFICYGRPRNSHLFEHLSNVNKPVVSVDFNLPNRASVNINNEHAAYEVAKSAIASEDQRVAILGLRLLDTNVVCRVYDEHLPEDLSTSIAHQRLAGYKHALQEQHVNLASDLTWNIPESSEKYAQLAASEALSMTPRPTVLLCMSDLIALAAIRVANTKNIKIPHELKIVGFDGIQEALLHQPSLTTIQQNSIEKGKKAAELFLTRSTEKVMLSYKLLLGQTS from the coding sequence ATGCAGAACGACAAGAAGTGGACATTAAAAAGTATCGCCGCGCATTTAGGCGTGTCAAATGCGACCGTATCCAATGCCTTTAATCGCCCAGATCAACTCTCAAAAGAAAAGCGTCAGCAAATTTTAAGTGCATGCAAAGAGCTCGGCTACGACGGTCCGAATAAAGCCGCGCAATCTCTTCGAAGAGGCACCTCCAACATTGTAGCCTTAGTACTTCCAGATAGTGTCGAATATATGGTGTCAGATCCCGTTGCAAGCAGTTTTATGCGCGGTGTAGCCAGTGTGCTTGAAGAAAGTGGAAATAATCTACTGTTGTTTTCTGGCGCTGCGGACAATCTATCAAGTGTGGTTGATTTCGTAGATGGTTTTATATGTTATGGCAGACCAAGAAACAGTCATCTGTTTGAGCATCTCTCAAACGTAAACAAACCCGTCGTGTCGGTCGATTTTAATTTACCAAATCGCGCCTCGGTAAATATCAATAACGAGCATGCAGCTTACGAAGTAGCCAAAAGCGCGATTGCGTCTGAAGATCAACGCGTTGCTATTCTTGGATTGCGTTTACTCGACACTAACGTCGTATGTCGTGTTTACGATGAACATCTTCCTGAAGACTTAAGTACGTCCATCGCTCACCAGCGATTAGCAGGATATAAGCATGCACTGCAAGAACAACATGTAAACCTAGCGTCGGATCTTACATGGAACATACCCGAAAGTAGTGAAAAATACGCTCAGCTTGCCGCGAGTGAAGCGCTGTCGATGACGCCTCGCCCTACCGTGCTTTTATGCATGAGTGACCTGATTGCACTTGCTGCCATCCGTGTCGCAAACACCAAGAATATTAAAATACCGCACGAACTCAAAATAGTAGGTTTTGATGGTATTCAAGAGGCATTGTTGCATCAACCATCCCTCACCACCATTCAACAAAATAGCATTGAAAAGGGTAAAAAAGCGGCAGAGCTTTTTCTAACTCGTTCAACTGAGAAAGTCATGCTGAGCTACAAATTACTTTTAGGTCAAACAAGCTAG
- the gtfA gene encoding sucrose phosphorylase produces the protein MKNQVQLITYVDRLSGGGFNTLESLVKNELHGLFSGAHVLPFFYPIDGSDAGFDPIDHSEVDARLGTWRDVKSFGNEVEIMADLIVNHMSAQSPEFLDVLANGAKSPYWDLFLKESDVFPGGITPQQAELIYRPRPGSCFSNKTLADGTVVKFWTTFTDNQIDINVNSTAGKAYLEKVLALFAENGVKIIRLDAAGYAIKKANTNCFMLDKTFEFINALSKRANELGMETVAEIHSHFQTQIDIASRVDRVYDFALPPLILHTLFTKNVSALFHWLNIAPRNCLTVLDTHDGIGIIDAGPVGVKAGLLNADEIDNLVETIHKNSEGQSRKATGAAASNVDLYQVNCAYFDALAQNEWDYLLARAIQFFSPGVPQVYYGGLLALENDMDLLGKTNVGRDINRPYLTRESVQQHLDKNVVSGLIALIKLRNLHPAFNGEFCLVGEECVGQMKWIGTQSTLILQFDLNRKVVQVFEESDQTRLLLDLNSMLTDE, from the coding sequence ATGAAAAATCAAGTCCAGCTTATCACCTACGTAGATAGATTATCCGGCGGAGGTTTTAACACTTTGGAATCCTTAGTGAAAAATGAGCTTCACGGGTTATTTTCTGGTGCGCACGTACTACCGTTCTTCTACCCAATTGATGGCAGCGATGCTGGATTTGACCCCATTGATCATAGTGAAGTGGATGCGAGATTAGGCACTTGGCGTGACGTTAAGTCGTTCGGTAATGAGGTCGAGATCATGGCAGACCTGATTGTGAATCATATGTCAGCCCAGTCTCCAGAGTTTCTAGATGTATTAGCCAACGGTGCTAAATCACCCTATTGGGACTTATTTTTAAAAGAAAGCGATGTGTTTCCAGGCGGTATTACCCCGCAGCAGGCTGAATTGATCTATCGTCCAAGGCCTGGCAGCTGCTTTTCAAATAAAACACTTGCCGATGGCACCGTAGTTAAATTTTGGACTACTTTCACTGACAACCAAATTGACATCAATGTAAATAGCACTGCGGGCAAAGCCTACCTTGAAAAGGTCTTGGCGCTTTTTGCTGAGAACGGTGTGAAAATCATCCGTTTAGACGCAGCGGGATACGCCATAAAAAAGGCGAACACAAATTGCTTTATGCTCGATAAAACCTTTGAATTTATTAATGCGTTGTCAAAACGAGCGAATGAATTGGGTATGGAAACAGTTGCTGAAATACACAGCCATTTTCAGACGCAAATTGACATAGCAAGCCGAGTAGACCGTGTGTACGATTTCGCTTTGCCACCCTTAATTTTGCATACGTTATTCACCAAAAATGTCTCTGCGCTTTTTCACTGGTTGAACATCGCACCGAGAAATTGCTTAACTGTGTTAGACACACATGATGGGATAGGGATTATTGATGCCGGTCCAGTGGGTGTTAAGGCCGGTCTATTGAATGCGGATGAAATTGATAATTTAGTCGAGACAATCCATAAAAACAGTGAAGGGCAAAGTCGCAAAGCGACTGGCGCGGCAGCAAGCAATGTTGATTTATATCAGGTTAATTGCGCCTATTTTGATGCTTTGGCTCAAAATGAGTGGGATTATTTACTCGCACGTGCGATTCAGTTTTTCTCGCCCGGAGTTCCTCAGGTTTACTATGGTGGGTTATTAGCGCTTGAAAACGATATGGATCTACTCGGTAAAACGAATGTGGGTCGAGACATCAACCGTCCATATTTAACTCGAGAAAGTGTCCAGCAACACCTCGATAAGAATGTGGTAAGTGGTCTGATAGCGTTAATAAAACTGCGTAATTTGCACCCTGCGTTTAACGGCGAATTTTGCTTAGTAGGGGAGGAGTGTGTAGGTCAAATGAAATGGATAGGCACGCAATCTACCCTGATATTGCAATTCGACTTAAATCGAAAAGTCGTACAAGTTTTTGAAGAGTCGGATCAAACACGCTTGCTTTTAGACTTAAACTCGATGCTGACTGACGAATAG
- a CDS encoding MFS transporter, whose protein sequence is MQQEQPLHSVQTIRWLTYMMFLMFAMTSDAVGVIIPRLIDDYQLTMTEASAFHYTPMILIAFSGLFLGFLADKLGRKVTILLGLSLFSTACFCFALGDRFIVFVCLLGLIGLAIGLFKTGALALLGDISTSSHEHTKTMNQVEGYFAVGAIIGPAAVSYMLAQGISWTYLYILAGALCFLLIVYTTSVRFPVLHSPPQSAPNLSKTFEALKDPMALLFSGAIGLYVATEVAIYVWMPTLLLDYKGDFVWLATYALTLFFVLRAVGRFLAVWLLNQWSWQSVLLCLSLGIFVCYLATLFLGVNAAVIALPLCGLFMSMIYPTLNSKGISCFPKHQHGSIAGVILFFTAVSAALTPLLMGIVSDAFGHVKFGFYLATGFAFALFVLMFINWVKDPSKSKLEIAKEQ, encoded by the coding sequence ATGCAGCAGGAACAACCATTACATTCCGTTCAAACAATACGTTGGCTGACATACATGATGTTTTTGATGTTCGCTATGACATCCGATGCCGTGGGAGTCATTATTCCCAGGCTGATTGATGACTATCAACTCACCATGACTGAAGCGAGTGCGTTTCATTATACACCAATGATCCTCATTGCTTTTAGTGGACTATTTCTCGGTTTTCTTGCAGACAAACTAGGAAGAAAAGTGACCATCTTGCTTGGCTTGAGTTTATTTTCAACAGCGTGTTTTTGTTTCGCATTGGGGGATAGATTTATTGTATTTGTTTGTCTACTCGGTTTAATTGGACTTGCAATTGGGTTATTTAAAACAGGCGCTCTTGCCTTGTTGGGTGACATTTCCACATCAAGCCACGAACATACTAAGACCATGAATCAAGTTGAAGGGTATTTCGCGGTGGGAGCCATCATTGGTCCTGCTGCGGTTAGTTATATGCTTGCACAAGGTATTAGTTGGACCTATTTATACATTTTGGCTGGCGCTTTGTGCTTTTTATTGATTGTTTACACGACTTCAGTGCGCTTTCCCGTACTTCACTCCCCTCCTCAAAGTGCGCCTAATTTATCCAAGACCTTTGAAGCACTGAAAGACCCAATGGCGTTATTATTTTCGGGCGCGATCGGACTATATGTTGCGACAGAAGTGGCCATTTATGTATGGATGCCAACCTTACTTTTGGACTATAAAGGGGATTTTGTCTGGCTTGCAACCTATGCGTTAACGCTATTTTTTGTGCTGAGAGCTGTGGGCCGTTTCTTGGCAGTTTGGCTCCTAAATCAGTGGAGCTGGCAAAGTGTTCTTTTGTGTTTATCCTTGGGTATTTTTGTTTGTTACCTTGCGACTTTGTTTTTAGGAGTCAACGCTGCAGTCATCGCACTCCCTTTATGTGGTTTATTTATGTCGATGATTTACCCAACATTAAATTCCAAAGGCATTTCCTGTTTTCCCAAACATCAACATGGTTCCATTGCTGGCGTTATCCTCTTTTTTACCGCGGTTTCTGCCGCATTAACCCCGCTTCTAATGGGTATCGTCAGTGATGCATTTGGACATGTAAAGTTTGGTTTTTATCTTGCTACTGGCTTCGCTTTTGCGTTGTTCGTTCTGATGTTTATCAACTGGGTTAAGGATCCATCCAAATCTAAGCTGGAAATCGCCAAGGAGCAATAA